In Pedobacter sp. WC2423, the following are encoded in one genomic region:
- the msrA gene encoding peptide-methionine (S)-S-oxide reductase MsrA, translated as MKYLAIIALLFFSINGADAQQKKLQKAAFGMGCFWCSEALFQKLDGVTAVRSGFEGGSYPNPTYEEVCSGTTGHAEVIEFNYDPAKISYDELLEVFWKSHDPTTLNRQGADVGTQYRSVVFYNTPEQKTAAEHYKAQLNKTNAYGKPVVTEITKAEPFYKAEGYHQNYFNKNADQPYCRLVILPKLEKLEKVFKAKLKH; from the coding sequence ATGAAATATCTGGCAATCATAGCGCTCCTGTTTTTCTCTATAAACGGCGCAGACGCACAACAGAAAAAACTACAAAAAGCCGCTTTCGGCATGGGCTGCTTCTGGTGCTCAGAAGCCCTTTTCCAAAAACTCGATGGAGTAACCGCAGTCAGATCCGGCTTTGAAGGAGGCTCCTATCCCAACCCAACCTATGAAGAAGTTTGCTCCGGTACAACCGGACACGCAGAAGTTATTGAATTCAACTATGATCCTGCAAAAATCTCTTATGATGAATTGCTGGAAGTATTCTGGAAAAGCCATGACCCAACAACCTTAAATCGTCAGGGAGCGGATGTTGGCACACAATACCGTTCAGTAGTTTTCTATAACACGCCCGAACAAAAAACAGCAGCAGAACACTACAAAGCACAACTCAATAAAACAAATGCTTACGGAAAACCAGTAGTCACTGAAATTACAAAAGCAGAACCCTTTTACAAAGCAGAAGGATATCACCAGAATTACTTCAATAAAAATGCAGACCAGCCCTACTGCAGGCTTGTCATCCTGCCAAAACTGGAGAAATTGGAAAAAGTCTTTAAAGCGAAGCTTAAACACTAG
- a CDS encoding isopenicillin N synthase family dioxygenase, with amino-acid sequence MSTPYIPTLDLGSYIDGTEHDRKKFSDELGRAFNDSGFVTITNHGLSQELIDKLYQNIQGVFRLPADQKAKYEKPELAGQRGYTSPGKETAKGAKTADLKEFWQIGQTVVDGDPIKYEYPDNEYLEEIPGFNEVTNEVYQKLESNGKHLLRAIATYLSLPIDYFDKHVHNGNSILRGIHYFPIENPDALPDDAVRAGAHEDINLITLLIGASADGLEVLTRSNEWLPIRAHHSDIVVNVGDMLQRLTNNKLRSTTHRVVNPPRELMKTSRFSVPFFLHPRSDMDLTSLDSCVDEEHPKQYADMTAGEYLDERLREIGLKK; translated from the coding sequence ATGTCTACACCTTATATTCCAACCTTAGATCTTGGTTCTTATATTGACGGAACAGAACACGATCGTAAAAAATTTTCTGACGAACTTGGCAGAGCCTTCAACGATTCAGGCTTTGTAACGATTACCAACCATGGCTTAAGTCAGGAACTGATTGATAAATTATATCAGAATATTCAAGGGGTTTTTCGTTTGCCGGCTGATCAGAAAGCGAAATACGAAAAGCCGGAGCTTGCTGGACAACGTGGGTATACAAGCCCGGGTAAAGAAACGGCTAAGGGTGCTAAAACAGCAGATCTTAAAGAATTCTGGCAGATTGGTCAAACTGTAGTTGATGGTGACCCGATTAAATATGAGTATCCTGATAATGAGTATCTGGAAGAGATTCCGGGATTTAATGAAGTAACAAATGAGGTTTATCAAAAGCTGGAAAGTAATGGGAAACATCTGTTAAGAGCAATCGCTACTTATTTAAGCTTACCAATTGATTACTTTGATAAACATGTACATAACGGAAATTCTATTCTGAGAGGTATTCATTACTTCCCGATCGAAAATCCTGATGCATTACCTGATGATGCTGTCCGCGCAGGCGCACATGAGGATATTAACCTGATTACTTTACTGATCGGCGCAAGTGCTGATGGGCTGGAGGTGTTAACACGCAGTAATGAGTGGTTGCCAATCAGAGCGCACCATTCAGATATCGTTGTGAATGTTGGTGATATGTTGCAGCGTTTAACGAATAATAAACTTCGTTCTACTACCCACAGAGTGGTTAATCCACCAAGAGAATTGATGAAGACTTCGCGTTTTTCAGTACCTTTCTTCTTACATCCGCGTTCTGATATGGACTTAACGAGTCTTGATTCTTGTGTAGATGAGGAACATCCAAAACAATATGCTGATATGACAGCGGGAGAGTATCTGGACGAACGTCTGAGAGAAATAGGCTTGAAGAAATAA
- a CDS encoding serine hydrolase domain-containing protein — protein MYKNNLVQTITVCLLAISTFSACAQDHQKNEDLLKVNTNILQHTVLLNNQQNMIPLTSLEKKNIASVSLGFSFQNISDSLLNKYAKVTSFSAAKYGNAPELLKLEDDLKFFNTIIISIQDLETTQPKYINFINSLAKTKSVIIALYGQQTNLVPFDSLSAPIIWTQDKSIQSATLIPQIIFGGIAVSNKLTRNISGKHLAGSGYTTVVTRLKYTVPEDAGVNSDNLREIDHITAEAIAARAAPGMVVLVAKDGKVIFNKAYGTHTYGGAPDKVTDIFDLASITKITATTPMVMRLVEQNKLKLDTNIGAYIALARPTAMNEIPVRDVMLHQAGFIPYIAFHDGVKATDHSPDSSEAYPTKVADGYFIRKDYFKDVMWPQMLNAPIRTRGKYVYSDISMYVMKDIVEHISGEPLNVYTAENFYAPLGMQTAGFLPRNRFSRDQIIPTEDDTYFRKTLLVGYVHDQGAALVGGVSGHAGLFASTNDMAIMYQMLLNKGTYGGQTYFKPGTVENFTAQQSNVSRRGLGFDRWDPNPAKKYPSSTASSQTYGHTGYTGTAVWVDPARGLVYIFLSNRVNPSVTNKLVSMGIRSRIQDVINQAIDKGMDK, from the coding sequence ATGTACAAAAACAATCTTGTTCAAACTATTACTGTTTGTCTTCTTGCGATATCCACCTTTAGTGCCTGTGCACAAGATCACCAAAAAAATGAGGACCTGTTAAAAGTCAACACTAACATCCTTCAGCATACCGTTTTGCTTAACAATCAGCAGAACATGATTCCGCTGACATCCTTAGAAAAGAAGAATATTGCTTCAGTAAGTCTGGGTTTCAGTTTTCAGAATATATCAGACAGCCTGCTGAATAAATATGCCAAAGTCACTTCTTTCAGCGCTGCAAAATATGGAAATGCGCCTGAGCTCTTAAAGCTGGAAGACGACCTTAAATTCTTCAATACCATTATCATTTCCATTCAGGATCTGGAAACGACCCAACCGAAATATATCAATTTCATCAACTCGCTGGCCAAAACAAAATCTGTTATTATAGCCCTGTACGGTCAGCAAACCAACCTCGTTCCCTTTGACTCCCTGAGCGCCCCGATCATCTGGACTCAGGACAAAAGCATACAATCGGCCACACTAATCCCGCAAATAATTTTCGGAGGAATAGCAGTCAGCAATAAACTAACCCGTAACATCTCAGGAAAACATCTTGCCGGATCAGGTTACACCACAGTCGTTACCCGCTTAAAATATACTGTTCCTGAAGATGCCGGTGTCAATAGTGACAACCTGCGTGAAATTGATCATATTACTGCCGAAGCCATTGCTGCAAGAGCCGCACCGGGCATGGTCGTATTAGTTGCGAAAGATGGTAAAGTCATCTTTAATAAGGCTTACGGAACCCATACTTATGGGGGGGCACCCGACAAAGTTACCGATATATTTGACCTCGCTTCCATTACTAAAATAACCGCGACCACACCTATGGTTATGCGTTTGGTAGAACAGAATAAACTTAAACTAGACACCAATATAGGCGCTTATATTGCCCTGGCAAGACCAACTGCAATGAATGAAATTCCGGTGCGTGATGTAATGCTGCACCAGGCAGGCTTCATCCCTTACATCGCCTTCCATGACGGAGTTAAAGCAACCGATCACAGTCCGGATTCTTCGGAAGCTTACCCGACCAAAGTAGCCGATGGATATTTCATCAGGAAAGACTACTTCAAAGACGTAATGTGGCCACAAATGCTGAATGCCCCGATCAGAACAAGAGGCAAATACGTATACAGCGATATTAGTATGTATGTGATGAAAGATATTGTAGAGCACATTAGCGGAGAGCCCTTAAATGTTTACACCGCAGAAAACTTTTATGCCCCCTTAGGTATGCAAACTGCCGGTTTCCTGCCAAGAAACAGGTTTAGCAGAGATCAGATTATCCCGACAGAAGACGACACTTATTTCAGGAAAACCCTGCTGGTAGGTTATGTCCATGACCAGGGAGCAGCATTGGTAGGTGGCGTTTCAGGACATGCCGGATTATTTGCCAGCACCAATGACATGGCGATCATGTACCAGATGCTGCTCAACAAAGGTACCTACGGCGGTCAGACTTACTTTAAACCCGGAACCGTAGAAAATTTCACTGCACAGCAATCAAACGTGAGCCGCAGAGGGCTGGGATTTGACCGGTGGGACCCGAATCCGGCTAAGAAATATCCTTCATCAACAGCCTCTTCACAAACCTACGGCCACACCGGTTACACTGGTACAGCGGTCTGGGTAGATCCGGCAAGAGGTTTGGTTTACATCTTCCTATCCAACCGCGTTAATCCTTCAGTCACCAATAAACTAGTCAGCATGGGCATCCGCTCCCGCATTCAGGATGTCATAAACCAGGCAATCGATAAAGGAATGGACAAATAA